A window from Penicillium oxalicum strain HP7-1 chromosome VIII, whole genome shotgun sequence encodes these proteins:
- a CDS encoding NAD-specific glutamate dehydrogenase, which produces MSSPALPATPSEMMNGNGAALPSRPAAGLNSREGSSGPGTPIGFQRFPHNKHLDHVVNGVPRQPSPQPTHLGIPGTPGTPHRVLSEEDPGYIAETFEGKQKQMEQVMDQLEEKGFFPSDFVMSETTWFYNMLGIDDTYFQTESVENIVTQILSLYAAKVAAYARDDKQLEIRLDKEAEDHAVYIDTSRPGVSTVNGPRYEQRIDEKYINTSKGADSYRVETFRSPTTLPGDDGQQLRCYFVYKCQFANPNPDPNETNIEIIGEKRFLQKATPNTKAIYQEIISTAVGRHGPVIEMFEIEGSREKRLVIAYRQGSAMGLFSALSDLYHYYRLTSSRKYLENFSNGITVISLYLRPSASPESAKFPPIEASIHQIMKEASLLYCIPQNRFQHHFATGRLSLQETIYAHCAWVFVQQFLNRLGSEYTSLLALLDSNNSVHAELLSKIKKRLRTETFTADYIFEIINSYPELIHKLYLGFANTHYVQTTETGDDFLPTLSYLRLQVDEVLDDKKLKQLIRNTAANEHDEMVMNSFRVFNNSVLKTNFFTPTKVALSFRLKPDFLPEHEYPQPLYGMFLVISSEFRGFHLRFRDIARGGIRIVKSRNKEAYSINARSLFDENYNLANTQQRKNKDIPEGGAKGVILLDVNHQDKARVAFEKYIDSIMDLLLPPVSPGIKDPIVDLHGKDEILFMGPDENTAELVDWATEHARARGAPWWKSFFTGKSPKLGGIPHDTYGMTTLSVRQYVLGIYRKLGIDPSTMRKLQTGGPDGDLGSNEILLSNEKYVGIVDGSGVLVDPNGLDHAELIRLAKKRVMISEFDLSKLSPAGYRVLVDEKNIKLPSGEVVHNGMVFRNTFHLRHAEGEQFDVFVPCGGRPESIDLSTVGKLIQENKTTIPYIVEGANLFITQDSKLRLEKAGCVLFKDASANKGGVTSSSLEVLASLSFNDEEFVQNMCVREDGTVPEFYQAYVKQVQEIIKENAELEFEAIWREHEQTGVLRSVLSDRLSVAITKLDEELQQTALWDNIVLRRSVLSDALPNLLLKKIGLDLILERVPENYLRAIFGSHLASRFVYKYGNQPSHFSFFDFMTGRIAQIQSS; this is translated from the exons ATGTCGTCTCCTGCACTCCCCGCCACTCCctcggagatgatgaacGGCAACGGCGCGGCGCTGCCTTCTCGACCCGCAGCCGGCCTCAACAGCCGCGAAGGCAGTTCGGGTCCCGGTACTCCCATCGGGTTCCAGCGATTCCCTCACAACAAGCATCTCGACCATGTTGTCAACGGAGTGCCGCGACAACCGTCGCCGCAGCCGACGCACTTGGGCATCCCCGGCACTCCTGGGACCCCGCATCGAGTGCTCTCCGAGGAAGATCCAGGCTACATTGCCGAGACCTTTGAGGGCAAGCAGAAGCAGATGGAACAAG TGATGGATCAATTGGAGGAAAAGGGCTTCTTCCCGAGTGATTTCGTCATGTCCGAGACCACATGGTTCTACAACATGCTGGGCATCGACGACACCTACTTCCAGACCGAGTCCGTCGAGAACATCGTCACCCAGATCCTCTCCTTGTACGCCGCCAAGGTGGCCGCCTACGCGCGTGATGACAAGCAGCTGGAGATTCGTCTCGACAAGGAAGCCGAGGACCACGCCGTGTACATCGACACCAGTAGGCCTGGTGTCTCGACAGTCAATGGCCCCCGCTACGAGCAGCGCATCGATGAAAAGTACATCAATACCTCCAAGGGCGCCGATAGCTACCGAGTGGAAACCTTCCGATCCCCCACCACTCTCcctggtgatgatggccagCAGCTGCGCTGCTACTTCGTGTACAAGTGTCAATTCGCCAACCCCAATCCGGACCCCAATGAGACCAACATTGAGATCATCGGTGAGAAGCGCTTTTTGCAAAAGGCCACTCCCAACACCAAGGCCATCTACCAGGAGATCATCAGTACCGCGGTCGGCCGTCACGGTCCCGTCATCGAGATGTTCGAGATCGAGGGCAGCCGAGAGAAGCGTCTGGTGATCGCGTACCGCCAGGGCTCCGCGATGGGACTGTTCAGCGCCCTCTCGGATCTGTACCACTACTACCGCCTGACCAGCTCTCGCAAGTACTTGGAGAACTTCTCCAACGGTATCACCGTCATCTCTCTGTACCTGCGCCCCTCCGCCTCCCCCGAGTCGGCCAAGTTCCCTCCCATTGAGGCGTCTATCCACCAGATCATGAAGGAGGCGTCTCTGCTGTACTGTATCCCCCAGAACCGCTTCCAGCACCACTTTGCCACTGGTCGCCTCAGTTTGCAGGAGACCATTTACGCCCACTGCGCCTGGGTGTTTGTGCAGCAATTCCTGAACCGTCTCGGTTCCGAGTATACGTCCCTCTTGGCGCTGCTGGACTCGAACAACAGCGTCCACGCGGAACTGCTgtccaagatcaagaagcgTCTGCGTACCGAGACTTTCACCGCGGATTACATCTTCGAGATCATCAACAGCTACCCCGAATTGATCCACAAGCTCTACCTGGGCTTTGCCAACACCCACTACGTTCAGACCACCGAGACGGGGGATGATTTCTTGCCCACGCTGAGCTACCTCCGCCTGCAGGTGGACGAGGTTCTGGAtgacaagaagctcaagcagcTGATCCGCAACACCGCCGCCAACGAGCACGACGAGATGGTGATGAATTCCTTCCGGGTCTTCAACAACTCCGTCCTGAAGACCAATTTCTTCACCCCGACCAAGGTCGCTCTCAGCTTCCGCCTCAAGCCGGACTTCCTCCCCGAGCATGAGTACCCGCAGCCGCTCTACGGCATGTTCCTCGTGATCAGCTCCGAGTTCCGCGGTTTCCACCTGCGCTTCCGGGATATTGCCCGTGGCGGTATTCGCATTGTCAAGTCTCGCAACAAGGAGGCGTACAGCATCAACGCGCGGTCGCTCTTTGACGAGAACTACAACCTCGCCAACACCCAACAGCGGAAGAACAAGGATATCCCCGAAGGTGGTGCCAAGGGTGTCATTCTGCTCGATGTTAACCACCAGGACAAGGCGCGGGTCGCCTTTGAGAAGTACATTGACTCGATTATGGACCTCCTCTTGCCTCCCGTCAGCCCCGGTATCAAGGACCCCATCGTGGACTTGCACGGCAAGGACGAGATTCTCTTCATGGGTCCCGACGAGAACACCGCCGAGCTGGTCGACTGGGCGACTGAGCATGCTCGTGCCCGTGGGGCTCCCTGGTGGAAGTCCTTTTTCACCGGCAAGAGCCCCAAGCTTGGGGGTATCCCGCACGATACCTACGGCATGACCACGCTGTCTGTGCGTCAGTACGTGCTGGGCATCTACCGCAAGCTGGGCATCGATCCTTCCACCATGCGCAAGCTGCAGACGGGAGGTCCCGACGGCGATCTTGGATCCAACGAGATCCTGCTCTCCAACGAAAAGTACGTCGGCATCGTGGACGGCTCGGGTGTCCTGGTTGACCCCAATGGGCTTGACCACGCGGAGTTGATCCGCCTGGCCAAGAAGCGTGTCATGATTTCCGAGTTTGACCTGAGCAAGCTGTCTCCCGCCGGCTACCGGGTGCtggtggatgagaagaacATCAAGCTGCCTTCTGGTGAGGTGGTGCACAACGGCATGGTCTTCCGCAACACGTTCCATCTGCGCCATGCTGAGGGGGAGCAATTCGACGTTTTTGTCCCATGCGGTGGCCGTCCCGAGTCTATTGACCTGTCAACCGTTGGCAAGCTCATCCAGGAAAACAAGACCACCATCCCCTACATTGTGGAAGGTGCCAACCTTTTCATCACTCAGGACAGTAAGCTGCGTCTGGAGAAGGCTGGCTGCGTCCTGTTCAAGGACGCCTCTGCCAACAAGGGCGGTGTGACGTCTTCCTCGCTCGAGGTGCTTGCCTCGCTGTCCTTCAACGATGAAGAATTTGTGCAGAACATGTGTGTTCGCGAGGACGGGACTGTTCCCGAGTTCTACCAGGCCTATGTCAAGCAGGTCCaggagatcatcaaggagaaCGCCGAACTGGAGTTTGAGGCCATCTGGCGCGAGCATGAGCAGACAGGTGTGCTGCGCAGTGTTCTGAGCGACCGCCTCAGTGTGGCCATCACcaagctggatgaggagTTGCAGCAGACAGCCCTATGGGATAATATCGTCCTTCGCCGGTCCGTGCTCAGCGATGCTCTCCCCAACTtgctgctgaagaagattggCCTGGACTTGATTTTGGAGCGT GTCCCCGAAAACTATCTCCGTGCCATCTTCGGTAGCCACTTGGCCAGTCGGTTCGTCTACAAATACGGCAACCAGCCCAGccacttttctttcttcgacTT CATGACCGGGCGTATTGCCCAGATTCAGTCTTCTTAG